In one window of Methanoculleus chikugoensis DNA:
- the nikR gene encoding nickel-responsive transcriptional regulator NikR — MPGDTELSRIGISLPKNLLDKFDEILSLRGYSSRSEGIRDSIRSYITHYQWISDVKGERQGVITMVYDHDQRGLLQTLTEIQHQYASSIQASLHSHVTHNKCLEVILIRGDGVVLKDITERLMAQKGVEAVKLTTIPVEG, encoded by the coding sequence ATGCCAGGCGATACTGAACTTTCACGCATCGGGATCTCTCTCCCCAAGAACCTCCTCGATAAGTTCGATGAGATCCTGAGCCTCCGGGGGTACTCATCCCGTTCCGAAGGGATACGGGATTCAATACGAAGTTACATCACTCACTACCAGTGGATATCCGACGTAAAAGGCGAGCGCCAGGGCGTCATCACCATGGTCTACGACCATGACCAGCGGGGACTGCTCCAGACGCTCACCGAGATCCAGCACCAGTATGCCAGCAGCATTCAAGCATCTCTGCACTCGCACGTGACCCACAACAAGTGCCTCGAAGTGATCCTGATCCGGGGCGACGGGGTGGTACTGAAGGATATTACCGAGAGACTGATGGCACAGAAAGGTGTCGAGGCGGTGAAACTCACCACCATACCGGTCGAGGGTTAA
- a CDS encoding DUF2098 domain-containing protein → MSTDDVAVGAVVRYPRTGTTGKVVRIEEIDGRRYAEIDSTGLYYRVDELIGAEKTNEKVEREERSLEEYLKEHRELQEQLEEVWEVGTDRSCEGGG, encoded by the coding sequence ATGAGCACGGATGATGTAGCAGTGGGCGCAGTCGTCCGGTACCCCCGCACCGGCACGACCGGAAAGGTCGTGCGGATCGAGGAGATCGACGGCCGGAGGTATGCCGAGATCGACAGCACCGGGCTCTATTACCGGGTGGACGAACTCATCGGCGCCGAGAAGACGAACGAAAAGGTGGAGAGAGAGGAGCGCTCCCTTGAAGAGTACCTCAAGGAGCACAGGGAACTCCAGGAGCAGCTTGAGGAAGTCTGGGAAGTAGGGACCGATCGGAGCTGCGAGGGCGGCGGTTAA
- a CDS encoding oligosaccharyl transferase, archaeosortase A system-associated — MAHADLGKYRPYIIIGFIILFTLLAFWTRGIPSEGLVTADGVNLLENDAWYNIRLIEQTVANFPGYAWFDAMTLYPTGDVIYWGPLFIEIISTLCLLTGASTRPELMVVASWVPPLMAAAMVPVIYLLGKKIADWKTGLIAAGLIAVISGNYAYRSLFGFVDHHIAETLFSTIFILAYVAALLVTRDHPFSLKDRGTLTVGGLKAPALASVLAGVGYLLGYFNMPTMILFALIVTTFTLIQFLLDYFQDRSSDYLVLVNTITFGVVIIGTVAFGFPHPGFDLSRYTVGHVIASAALIAGTLVLYGLATYLRGRPKYYFPAALTGIAVVVVAALYIALPDVYNLLIASLFAFFGEQPVTTTVQEARAWSFDMAWAAFNWGLLLMAGGIAALLWRSREKVNPAHVFVLVWTLIILASTMAHVRYEYYLAVNVALLSAVFAGAVLNIGWKDVTRFAGTATSAAHTGPAAAGKREEPPRKRKKGGKAPEARKPKASSKDQPDYLKAGAVIAVVVVTLLFAGSSLQANIALANNARYGGVDSQWMEALKWMGTNTPDPGVDYYAILNQKTFTYPEESYGVMSWWDYGHWITLIAKRIPNNNPFQHGVAGPNGSARYFVSTDEAAANRILDNIGTRYVVTDIQLATGKFHAPVTWADVGQERFQPYFLLPVSAGSSEYQAVPFNTQEYYLTMVSRLHNFDGSMTDPTSQVIYAEYRDAGTANTSLPVITRTQQMNATEGAAAVEAYNRNAPAGSHATLLGMYYQFRGDSILQPLERVPALQHYRLVHETPQNVYGNVGEDGPDLKAVKIFEYVPGAAIRGEGIIEVPIVTNTGRTFNYRQESVNGTFVVPYATSGWSGEVKATGQYRIAGTGQTFDVTEEDILQGHTIN, encoded by the coding sequence ATGGCTCACGCGGATCTCGGAAAGTACCGACCGTATATCATCATCGGTTTTATCATCCTGTTCACCCTGCTCGCGTTCTGGACGCGAGGTATCCCTTCGGAGGGTCTGGTGACCGCCGACGGTGTCAATCTCCTGGAAAATGACGCCTGGTACAACATCCGTCTGATCGAACAGACCGTTGCCAACTTCCCCGGCTACGCCTGGTTCGACGCGATGACGCTCTACCCGACCGGCGACGTCATCTACTGGGGGCCGCTCTTCATCGAGATCATATCGACGCTCTGTCTCCTCACCGGCGCATCGACACGGCCGGAGCTCATGGTGGTGGCGTCCTGGGTCCCGCCGCTGATGGCCGCGGCGATGGTGCCGGTCATTTACCTGCTCGGAAAGAAGATCGCCGACTGGAAGACCGGCCTCATCGCGGCGGGCCTCATCGCGGTCATCAGCGGGAACTACGCCTACCGCTCCCTCTTCGGCTTCGTCGACCACCATATCGCGGAGACGCTCTTCTCGACGATCTTCATCCTCGCCTATGTTGCGGCACTGCTCGTCACCCGTGACCACCCGTTCTCCCTCAAGGATCGCGGAACCCTCACGGTTGGGGGGTTGAAGGCCCCGGCGCTCGCCTCGGTGCTCGCGGGCGTCGGGTACCTCCTCGGGTACTTCAACATGCCGACGATGATCCTCTTCGCGCTCATCGTAACGACGTTCACCCTGATCCAGTTCCTCCTGGACTACTTCCAGGACCGGTCAAGCGACTACCTGGTCCTCGTAAACACTATCACCTTCGGTGTCGTGATCATCGGGACGGTAGCGTTCGGCTTCCCGCACCCCGGCTTCGACCTCTCCCGCTACACCGTCGGGCACGTCATCGCCTCCGCCGCCCTCATCGCCGGGACGCTCGTGCTCTACGGTCTTGCGACCTACCTCCGCGGGCGGCCGAAGTATTACTTCCCGGCAGCGCTCACCGGCATCGCGGTCGTCGTCGTGGCGGCGCTCTACATCGCCCTCCCGGACGTCTACAACCTCCTGATCGCAAGCCTCTTCGCGTTCTTCGGCGAGCAGCCGGTCACCACAACCGTCCAGGAGGCACGGGCCTGGTCATTCGATATGGCCTGGGCAGCGTTCAACTGGGGCCTCCTCCTTATGGCGGGCGGGATCGCCGCCCTGCTCTGGCGGAGCCGCGAGAAGGTGAACCCCGCCCACGTCTTCGTCCTCGTCTGGACGCTGATCATCCTCGCCTCGACGATGGCACACGTCCGGTACGAGTATTACCTCGCTGTCAACGTCGCCCTGCTCTCCGCCGTCTTTGCAGGCGCAGTCCTGAACATAGGGTGGAAAGATGTCACGCGCTTCGCGGGAACAGCAACGTCAGCCGCCCATACTGGCCCGGCAGCCGCCGGGAAGCGGGAGGAGCCGCCACGAAAGAGGAAGAAGGGAGGGAAAGCCCCGGAGGCCAGAAAGCCGAAGGCTTCCTCCAAAGACCAGCCGGACTACCTGAAAGCAGGAGCGGTCATCGCGGTCGTCGTCGTGACGCTCCTCTTCGCGGGGAGTTCCCTCCAGGCGAACATCGCCCTGGCGAACAACGCCAGGTACGGCGGCGTCGACTCGCAGTGGATGGAGGCCCTCAAGTGGATGGGCACAAACACCCCCGACCCCGGTGTCGACTACTACGCCATCCTCAACCAGAAGACCTTCACCTACCCCGAGGAGTCCTACGGCGTCATGTCCTGGTGGGACTACGGCCACTGGATCACCCTCATCGCAAAACGAATCCCGAACAACAATCCCTTCCAGCACGGAGTTGCGGGGCCGAACGGATCGGCCCGGTACTTCGTCTCGACCGATGAAGCCGCCGCAAACCGGATCCTCGACAACATCGGCACCCGCTACGTCGTCACCGATATCCAGCTCGCCACCGGGAAGTTCCATGCTCCGGTGACCTGGGCCGACGTGGGTCAGGAGCGCTTCCAGCCCTACTTCCTCCTCCCGGTGAGCGCGGGCTCGTCGGAGTACCAGGCGGTGCCGTTCAACACCCAGGAGTACTACCTGACGATGGTCTCCCGCCTCCACAACTTCGACGGGTCCATGACCGATCCGACGTCGCAGGTGATCTACGCCGAGTACCGTGACGCGGGCACGGCAAACACCTCCCTCCCGGTCATCACGCGCACCCAGCAGATGAACGCCACGGAAGGTGCCGCCGCGGTGGAGGCCTACAACAGGAACGCGCCGGCGGGCTCGCACGCGACGCTCCTCGGCATGTACTACCAGTTCCGGGGCGACTCGATCCTCCAGCCGCTTGAGCGGGTGCCGGCGCTCCAGCACTACCGGCTCGTCCACGAGACACCCCAGAACGTCTACGGCAACGTCGGCGAAGACGGGCCGGACCTGAAAGCCGTCAAGATCTTCGAGTACGTTCCCGGGGCCGCGATCAGGGGCGAAGGGATCATCGAAGTTCCCATCGTCACGAACACCGGCCGAACGTTCAACTACCGGCAGGAGAGCGTGAACGGCACGTTCGTCGTCCCGTACGCAACGTCCGGATGGTCGGGCGAGGTGAAGGCGACCGGGCAGTACCGGATTGCGGGCACCGGCCAGACGTTCGATGTCACCGAAGAGGATATCCTGCAGGGACACACCATCAACTGA
- a CDS encoding histone deacetylase family protein, with protein sequence MRSSVIYGDVFTRHDMEAHPESGARLRAALSGIPKNVRWRAPVRATESDLERVHDPRYIRWVRKMATGTCFLDVNTYVTCHSFDAASYAAGSTFAAVERTLDGEHLFALVRPPGHHAEPDRAMGFCIFNNAAVAAAKALSSVDRVAILDWDLHHGNGTQTAFYGSDRVLYCSVHEENSFPKTGWVDEIGTGAGRGYTLNAPLAAGSTIADYALVFDEVFVPAITRFRPDALIVSAGQDGLADDEHGRMNLEPDDYGVLAGMLIDGTDLPLALTLEGGYGPSIGEAIHAIFQALAGKRFEPAERPLNRGTKRVVDLLKKVRFC encoded by the coding sequence ATGCGGTCTTCAGTCATCTACGGTGACGTCTTTACCAGGCACGACATGGAGGCTCACCCCGAGTCGGGTGCCCGGTTGCGGGCGGCCCTCTCGGGGATCCCGAAGAACGTGAGGTGGCGCGCTCCCGTCCGCGCCACCGAGAGCGATCTCGAGCGGGTTCACGACCCGCGATACATCAGGTGGGTGCGGAAGATGGCGACGGGAACCTGTTTTCTGGATGTGAACACCTACGTCACCTGCCACTCCTTCGATGCTGCATCCTATGCCGCCGGATCGACCTTTGCAGCAGTGGAGCGCACACTCGACGGCGAACACCTCTTCGCCCTGGTCCGTCCCCCGGGCCACCACGCTGAGCCCGATCGTGCGATGGGGTTCTGCATCTTCAACAACGCCGCCGTCGCGGCGGCGAAGGCGCTTTCATCGGTCGATCGGGTGGCGATCCTCGACTGGGACCTGCACCACGGCAACGGCACCCAGACGGCTTTTTACGGGAGCGACCGGGTCCTCTACTGCTCGGTGCACGAGGAGAACAGTTTCCCGAAGACCGGGTGGGTGGACGAGATCGGCACCGGCGCGGGCCGGGGCTACACCCTCAACGCCCCGCTTGCGGCCGGCTCGACCATCGCCGATTACGCGCTCGTCTTCGACGAAGTCTTCGTCCCGGCAATCACCCGGTTCCGTCCCGACGCCCTGATCGTCTCGGCCGGGCAGGACGGCCTCGCCGACGACGAGCACGGCCGGATGAACCTCGAACCCGACGACTACGGCGTGCTTGCCGGGATGCTGATCGACGGCACGGATCTCCCCCTTGCGCTGACGCTTGAGGGGGGCTACGGCCCGTCGATCGGGGAGGCGATCCACGCAATCTTCCAGGCCCTCGCGGGGAAGCGGTTCGAGCCGGCGGAGAGACCGCTGAACCGCGGCACGAAGAGGGTCGTGGACCTCCTGAAGAAGGTCCGGTTCTGTTAA
- a CDS encoding YcaO-related McrA-glycine thioamidation protein — MAITIRPVEKLYFDGTHRSRSPEETRAAVEPLMPEIGVTEIIDVTPLDRIGIPVFAAVRPGAARGAVRVHAGKGKEPVHARVSAMMEALERYCAEYRGDRMEYATYEEIGPGRAVHPEDLLLPREFKQGEKVHWTPGWDILNDEEISVPSNAVFHPYDSLGMAFPLFRSDTNGLASGNVIEEAILHALFEVIERDALSVADQKRDLGRRLVIGKECAAREVLDRFEENGIDIHLWLLEGKTGVPTVAAAADDTVTKDPAMLVIGSGTHLSPEIAALRALTEVAQSRGSYLQGGRNDPQREMIIRKAGYERLKRINRMWFDDADAVDIADVPDASTRRFDTDIRQVLEEVAPHTDRVCVCDLSRTAVPVVRVVVPGFEVSYMDPDRKRPVQGANLPGF, encoded by the coding sequence ATGGCAATCACGATTCGCCCGGTAGAGAAACTGTACTTTGATGGAACCCACCGTTCCCGGTCTCCTGAGGAGACCCGTGCCGCCGTGGAGCCGCTGATGCCGGAGATCGGCGTCACCGAGATCATCGACGTCACCCCGCTCGACCGTATCGGGATCCCGGTCTTTGCGGCGGTTCGGCCGGGAGCGGCCCGGGGGGCGGTTCGCGTCCACGCGGGAAAGGGCAAGGAGCCGGTTCACGCCCGGGTCTCGGCGATGATGGAGGCGCTCGAGCGCTACTGCGCCGAGTACCGGGGCGACCGGATGGAGTACGCGACCTACGAGGAGATCGGCCCGGGGAGAGCGGTGCATCCCGAAGACCTTCTCCTCCCGCGGGAGTTCAAGCAGGGGGAGAAGGTTCACTGGACGCCCGGGTGGGACATATTAAACGACGAGGAGATCTCCGTCCCGAGCAACGCCGTCTTCCACCCCTACGACTCGCTCGGCATGGCGTTTCCGCTCTTCCGGAGCGACACGAACGGGCTTGCGTCAGGCAACGTCATCGAGGAGGCGATTCTGCACGCTCTCTTCGAGGTGATCGAGCGGGACGCGCTCAGCGTTGCCGACCAGAAGCGCGACCTCGGCCGCCGCCTCGTCATCGGGAAGGAGTGCGCCGCCCGCGAGGTCCTCGACCGGTTCGAGGAGAACGGGATCGATATCCACCTCTGGCTGCTTGAGGGGAAGACCGGTGTCCCCACGGTCGCGGCAGCCGCGGACGATACCGTCACGAAGGACCCGGCGATGCTCGTCATCGGGTCGGGAACCCATCTCTCCCCGGAGATCGCCGCGCTCCGTGCCCTGACCGAGGTCGCCCAGAGCCGGGGGAGTTACCTGCAGGGCGGCCGCAACGATCCCCAGCGGGAGATGATCATCAGGAAGGCCGGGTACGAGCGGCTGAAGCGGATCAACCGGATGTGGTTTGACGACGCGGATGCCGTCGATATCGCCGATGTCCCCGATGCGAGCACCCGGCGGTTCGACACCGACATCCGACAGGTGCTTGAGGAGGTTGCCCCGCACACGGACAGGGTCTGCGTCTGCGACCTCTCGCGGACGGCGGTGCCGGTGGTCCGGGTCGTCGTCCCGGGCTTCGAGGTCTCGTATATGGACCCCGACCGGAAGCGGCCGGTGCAGGGCGCGAATCTCCCCGGGTTTTAG
- a CDS encoding oligosaccharyl transferase, archaeosortase A system-associated, whose amino-acid sequence MAQMDLKKYQPYIIIGIIILFALLTLWTRGIPSEGLVTAEGVNLLGNDPWYKVRQVEQTVANFPGYAWFEAMTLYPTGDNIHWGPLFAQIIATLCLLTGASTRPEIMVVASWVPPLMAVAMVPVTYLLARKIADWKTGLIAAGLIAVIGSNYAYRSLFGFVDHHIAETLFSTIFVLAYVAALLAARDRSFSPKNFETLKIPVITAALAGIAYLLGYFNMPTMILFALIVAAFTLVQFILDFFEGRSSEYLVLINAVVFGVVIIGAAAFGFPHSGFSLVFYTVGHAVAYAALIAGTLVLYALSVFLKDRPKCYFPAALAAVAALAVAVLYIALPEIYDLLIANLLSFFGTGATTTTVQEARAWSFDAAWATFHWGLVLTAGGAAALLWQNRERVNPAHVFVLIWTAIILASTAAHVRYEYYLAANIALLAAVFAGAVIDATWRDVAHFLGRGSGSRASSVPEVTDKQETSAKKGKKGGKAPDVRKAKTPRRDQPDYLKIGALALVAGVTLIFAGTSLLGNIALATSAKYAGMDSQWMEALEWMGENTPDPGVDYYAIYDPNTFTYPEESYGVMSWWDFGHWITFIAKRIPNNNPFQHGVSGPNGSAVYLVSTDEAAANRILDTIGTRYVITDIEVDTGKFHAPVTWADVGQERFQPYFLLPVSAGSSEYQAVPFNTQEYYLTMISRLHNFDGSMTDPTSQVIYAEYRDAGTANTSLPVITRTQQMNATEAAAAVEAYNRNAPAGSHATLLGMYYQFRGDSILQPLERVPALQHYRLVHETPQNVYGNVGEDGPDLKAVKIFEYVPGAHIKGEGIIEVPIVTNTGRMFTYRQESVNGTFIVPYATSGWSGEVKATGQYRIAGTGQTFDVTEEDILQGHTIN is encoded by the coding sequence ATGGCTCAGATGGATCTCAAAAAGTACCAACCATACATCATCATTGGTATCATCATCCTGTTCGCCCTGCTCACGCTCTGGACGCGGGGTATCCCTTCGGAAGGTCTGGTGACCGCCGAAGGCGTCAATCTCCTCGGCAACGACCCCTGGTACAAGGTCCGCCAGGTCGAGCAGACCGTTGCGAACTTCCCCGGTTACGCCTGGTTCGAAGCGATGACGCTCTACCCGACCGGCGACAACATCCACTGGGGGCCGCTCTTCGCCCAGATCATAGCGACGCTCTGTCTCCTCACTGGCGCATCGACGCGCCCCGAGATCATGGTGGTGGCGTCCTGGGTTCCGCCGCTGATGGCCGTGGCAATGGTGCCGGTCACCTATCTGCTTGCAAGAAAGATCGCCGACTGGAAGACCGGTCTCATCGCGGCAGGCCTGATTGCGGTCATCGGCAGCAACTACGCCTACCGATCTCTCTTCGGCTTCGTCGACCACCATATCGCGGAGACGCTCTTCTCGACGATCTTCGTCCTCGCCTACGTTGCGGCGCTGCTCGCGGCACGCGACCGATCGTTCTCCCCGAAGAACTTCGAGACCCTGAAGATCCCGGTGATCACGGCGGCCCTCGCCGGTATCGCGTACCTCCTCGGGTACTTCAATATGCCGACGATGATCCTCTTCGCGCTCATCGTGGCAGCCTTCACCCTGGTTCAGTTCATCCTCGACTTCTTCGAGGGTAGATCGAGCGAGTATCTGGTTCTCATAAACGCCGTCGTCTTCGGCGTCGTCATCATCGGGGCGGCGGCATTCGGCTTCCCGCACTCCGGCTTCAGTCTCGTCTTCTACACCGTCGGGCACGCCGTCGCGTACGCCGCCCTCATCGCAGGCACGCTCGTGCTCTATGCGCTCTCGGTCTTCCTGAAAGACCGCCCGAAGTGCTACTTCCCGGCCGCGCTCGCGGCCGTCGCGGCGCTCGCCGTCGCGGTGCTCTACATCGCCCTTCCGGAGATCTACGATCTCCTGATAGCGAACCTCCTATCCTTCTTCGGCACTGGAGCCACGACCACGACCGTCCAGGAAGCCCGGGCCTGGTCGTTTGACGCGGCCTGGGCGACGTTCCACTGGGGCCTCGTCCTCACGGCCGGCGGGGCTGCCGCCCTCCTCTGGCAGAACCGCGAGCGGGTGAACCCGGCCCACGTCTTCGTCCTGATCTGGACGGCGATCATCCTCGCTTCGACCGCCGCACACGTCCGGTACGAGTACTACCTCGCGGCAAACATCGCCCTGCTCGCGGCGGTCTTTGCAGGGGCGGTCATAGACGCAACCTGGAGAGATGTCGCACACTTCCTCGGGAGAGGGAGCGGCAGCAGGGCGTCTTCCGTTCCCGAAGTCACCGATAAACAGGAGACGTCGGCAAAGAAGGGCAAGAAGGGCGGTAAAGCGCCCGATGTCCGGAAGGCGAAGACCCCGAGAAGGGACCAGCCTGATTACCTCAAGATCGGGGCGCTCGCCTTGGTCGCCGGCGTCACGCTCATCTTTGCGGGGACGTCCCTCCTCGGGAACATCGCCCTCGCCACCAGCGCGAAGTATGCCGGCATGGACTCGCAGTGGATGGAGGCCCTCGAGTGGATGGGCGAGAACACGCCCGACCCCGGCGTCGACTATTACGCGATCTACGACCCGAATACCTTCACCTACCCCGAAGAGTCCTACGGCGTCATGTCATGGTGGGACTTCGGGCACTGGATCACCTTCATTGCGAAGCGGATCCCGAACAACAACCCCTTCCAGCACGGGGTCTCCGGGCCGAACGGCTCCGCGGTCTATCTCGTCTCGACCGACGAAGCGGCCGCAAACCGGATCCTGGATACCATCGGCACCCGCTACGTCATCACCGATATCGAGGTCGACACCGGGAAGTTCCATGCTCCGGTGACCTGGGCCGACGTGGGTCAGGAGCGCTTCCAGCCCTACTTCCTCCTCCCGGTGAGCGCGGGCTCGTCGGAGTACCAGGCGGTGCCGTTCAACACCCAGGAGTACTACCTGACGATGATCTCGCGGCTTCACAACTTCGACGGGTCCATGACCGATCCGACGTCGCAGGTGATCTACGCCGAGTACCGTGACGCGGGCACGGCAAACACCTCCCTCCCGGTCATCACGCGCACCCAGCAGATGAACGCCACGGAGGCTGCGGCCGCGGTGGAGGCCTACAACAGGAACGCGCCGGCAGGCTCTCATGCCACGCTCCTCGGCATGTACTACCAGTTCCGGGGCGACTCGATCCTCCAGCCGCTCGAGCGGGTGCCGGCGCTCCAGCACTACCGGCTCGTCCACGAGACACCCCAGAACGTCTACGGCAACGTCGGCGAAGACGGGCCCGACCTGAAAGCCGTCAAGATCTTCGAGTACGTCCCGGGTGCCCACATCAAGGGCGAAGGGATCATCGAAGTTCCCATCGTCACGAATACCGGCCGGATGTTCACCTACCGGCAGGAGAGCGTGAACGGCACGTTCATCGTCCCGTACGCAACGTCCGGATGGTCGGGCGAGGTGAAGGCGACCGGGCAGTACCGGATTGCGGGCACCGGCCAGACGTTCGATGTCACCGAAGAGGATATCCTGCAGGGACACACCATCAACTGA